In Flammeovirgaceae bacterium 311, one DNA window encodes the following:
- a CDS encoding catalase (COG3546 Mn-containing catalase), whose amino-acid sequence MFFYDKRLQYKVRVDKPNPLFAKMLQQAIGGIEGEIRVCLQYLFQAWNCRGPEKYRDMLLETGTEEISHIEMLSTAVALNLEGASMAVKEDVSSMNPLVQQILGGMDPRHYLSTGMGAMAADSNGVPFNGSWVVGTGNLAADMRANVMAESSGRILATRLFEMTDDPGMRDMLSFLIARDTMHQQQWLAVLEEIGALTDTVPNTFPRDLENQEFNYKFVVTNIRPEESMAQGRWTQGQSLDGYGQFNAEPGRPQGDVPKLSDAPWQAHDQKSQTKKEER is encoded by the coding sequence ATGTTTTTTTACGATAAGAGACTTCAGTACAAAGTGCGGGTGGACAAGCCAAACCCGCTGTTTGCTAAAATGCTTCAGCAAGCTATTGGCGGGATAGAGGGAGAAATCCGTGTATGTCTTCAGTACTTGTTCCAGGCGTGGAATTGCCGCGGACCGGAAAAGTATCGTGATATGCTGCTGGAAACCGGCACAGAAGAAATATCACATATCGAAATGCTTTCTACCGCAGTAGCCCTTAACCTGGAAGGAGCCTCTATGGCTGTTAAGGAAGATGTTTCTTCTATGAACCCACTGGTACAGCAAATTTTAGGTGGTATGGATCCCCGCCATTACCTTTCTACAGGCATGGGTGCCATGGCTGCCGATAGCAATGGCGTGCCTTTTAACGGCTCCTGGGTAGTAGGTACTGGTAACCTTGCTGCTGATATGCGTGCCAATGTAATGGCAGAAAGCAGTGGCCGTATACTGGCTACACGCCTGTTTGAAATGACCGACGACCCCGGTATGCGCGATATGCTTTCGTTCCTGATTGCACGCGATACCATGCACCAGCAACAGTGGCTGGCAGTGCTGGAAGAAATAGGGGCCTTAACAGACACTGTGCCTAATACCTTCCCGCGCGATCTGGAGAACCAGGAGTTCAACTATAAATTTGTAGTGACTAACATTCGTCCGGAAGAGTCGATGGCACAGGGCCGCTGGACCCAGGGCCAGTCTCTGGATGGCTACGGGCAGTTTAACGCCGAACCAGGCCGTCCGCAGGGAGATGTACCAAAACTATCTGATGCCCCCTGGCAGGCACACGATCAGAAGTCGCAAACCAAAAAAGAAGAAAGATAA
- a CDS encoding cysteine synthase (COG0031 Cysteine synthase): MKAQNVLEIIGNTPHVRINRLYGSQHEVWIKLEKNNPGNSIKDRIALAMIEDAEQRGVLNKDSVIIEPTSGNTGIGLALVAAVKGYKLILVMPESMSVERRKLMAAYGAEFVLTPREKGMKGAIEQAGELVQATANSWMPQQFDNTANLEIHRKTTVQEIINDFPEGLDYVITGVGTGGHITAIAEVLKDKFPNLKVFAVEPELSPVLSGGAPGPHPLQGIGAGFVPSIMKPELLDGIIQVSKEASFEYAQRIAKEEGIFVGISTGASLAAVAKKLAEIPKGARVLTFNYDTGERYLSIEGLY; this comes from the coding sequence ATGAAAGCACAAAATGTTTTAGAAATCATTGGCAATACGCCTCATGTACGCATTAACAGGTTGTATGGCAGCCAGCATGAAGTCTGGATCAAGCTGGAGAAAAATAATCCCGGCAACAGCATCAAAGACCGTATTGCACTTGCCATGATCGAAGATGCCGAACAAAGAGGCGTACTGAACAAAGACAGCGTAATTATAGAACCTACCTCAGGTAACACCGGCATTGGCCTTGCCCTGGTAGCAGCTGTAAAAGGCTATAAGCTGATTCTGGTAATGCCGGAGTCTATGAGTGTTGAGCGCCGAAAGTTAATGGCAGCCTATGGTGCCGAGTTTGTACTGACGCCCCGCGAAAAAGGTATGAAGGGTGCCATTGAACAGGCCGGCGAGCTGGTACAGGCCACAGCCAATAGCTGGATGCCTCAGCAATTTGATAATACGGCCAACCTGGAAATACACCGCAAAACTACGGTGCAGGAGATCATCAACGATTTTCCAGAGGGTCTTGATTATGTGATTACAGGTGTGGGTACCGGTGGCCACATTACAGCGATAGCAGAGGTGCTGAAGGACAAATTCCCGAATCTGAAAGTATTTGCCGTTGAGCCGGAGCTTTCACCTGTATTGAGTGGCGGAGCACCGGGTCCGCACCCGCTGCAGGGCATTGGTGCAGGTTTTGTGCCCTCCATTATGAAACCAGAACTGCTGGATGGCATTATCCAGGTGAGCAAGGAAGCCTCTTTTGAATATGCCCAGCGCATAGCTAAAGAAGAAGGTATTTTTGTTGGTATTTCTACAGGAGCCTCTTTAGCGGCAGTGGCTAAAAAGCTGGCAGAGATTCCTAAGGGTGCCAGGGTACTTACCTTTAACTACGATACCGGCGAGAGATACCTGTCCATCGAAGGTCTGTATTAA
- a CDS encoding Serine O-acetyltransferase (COG1045 Serine acetyltransferase): MREQEFIQQLFERNQRAFIGFPGKQQAEAVIDRLFHFLFTPYHGRFSSIEETQHEYQVLKTSFIQLLERVVPDEELRTNLSDAYFNELPRICQKLLIDAEAILQFDPAARSLEEVLLAYPGFYATAIHRLSHALYKLKVPVLPRLFSEYAHRQTGIDIHPGAQIGEAFAIDHGTGIVIGETTVIGKSVKIYQGVTLGALNVDKGYSDQKRHPTIEDKVIIYSGATILGGSTIIGNNSIIGGNVWLTYSVPSHSVVYHKSEIKVREKNPFAEPINFVI, encoded by the coding sequence ATGCGCGAGCAGGAATTTATACAACAACTTTTTGAGCGGAACCAGCGAGCCTTTATTGGCTTTCCGGGTAAGCAGCAGGCCGAAGCAGTGATCGACAGACTGTTTCATTTTTTGTTTACCCCCTACCACGGACGCTTTAGCAGCATAGAGGAAACGCAGCATGAATATCAGGTACTGAAGACTAGTTTTATACAATTGCTGGAGCGCGTAGTGCCTGATGAGGAGTTAAGAACAAATCTTTCAGATGCCTATTTTAACGAACTGCCCCGCATTTGCCAAAAGCTGCTCATCGATGCTGAGGCTATTCTGCAGTTCGATCCGGCAGCCCGCTCGCTGGAAGAAGTGCTGCTGGCCTACCCCGGCTTTTATGCTACTGCCATACACCGGCTGTCGCATGCCTTATATAAGCTAAAAGTACCAGTACTGCCCAGACTTTTTTCTGAATATGCCCACCGACAAACCGGTATCGATATTCATCCGGGCGCTCAGATAGGCGAAGCCTTTGCCATAGATCACGGCACCGGTATTGTAATAGGCGAAACAACCGTTATTGGAAAAAGTGTTAAGATCTATCAGGGCGTTACCCTGGGTGCCCTGAATGTAGACAAGGGCTATTCCGACCAGAAACGCCACCCTACCATTGAGGATAAGGTAATTATTTACTCCGGCGCCACCATTCTGGGGGGCAGCACCATTATTGGCAATAATAGTATTATTGGTGGTAATGTATGGTTAACTTATAGCGTACCCTCTCACTCGGTAGTGTATCATAAAAGCGAAATAAAAGTAAGGGAAAAGAACCCCTTTGCCGAACCAATTAATTTTGTAATCTAA
- a CDS encoding adhesion lipoprotein (COG2335 Secreted and surface protein containing fasciclin-like repeats), with the protein MKGIFRNMNNRWSSLLLALAMVSVVATSCDDDDDTPQIVEPTNGTVLERVQNDPQLTILETILTMPEFSDLAATAANDNANITVFAPTDAAFASLLNTLGATSLNDLPMEVVREIVEYHIVGRQLMASQITAGQVATVQGESLTVTTTGGVQVDGIGVTQADVEADNGVVHKIGSVLLPAEPRAVAGTILAPAYFNNNFSILVQALRTAGLVDDLLGEGPFTVFAPTNDAFAAAGITSLDGLTSEDLQPILLYHVVSGEVMAADLSAGAVGTLAEEDFYVSLSDDGVFINGMTEVVNTDVEGSNGVVHVINRTLMPPTQNLVEIVQEMASAEDGAEFTQLLAAVLRVSTGGGANLAEALSGNNDDMGYTVLAPTDAAFQAVYDADNGINSIDDIPVATLQAILLTHVISGRVFSTDLMDGNVSPLQAGETLVIDAATPSVMVEGSNGANINAGASNVLATNGVIHVIDEVLMPAN; encoded by the coding sequence ATGAAGGGAATTTTCAGAAACATGAACAACCGCTGGAGCAGCCTTTTACTGGCGCTTGCAATGGTGTCTGTGGTAGCCACCAGCTGCGACGACGATGACGATACGCCACAGATTGTGGAACCGACCAATGGAACTGTACTGGAAAGAGTACAGAACGATCCCCAGCTGACCATCCTGGAGACTATCTTGACCATGCCTGAGTTTTCTGATCTGGCTGCAACTGCTGCCAATGACAATGCCAATATCACTGTTTTTGCCCCTACCGATGCTGCTTTTGCAAGCCTCTTAAACACGTTGGGCGCAACTTCACTGAATGATCTGCCCATGGAGGTAGTGCGCGAAATTGTAGAATACCACATTGTGGGACGTCAGCTGATGGCCTCGCAGATTACTGCCGGACAGGTAGCTACTGTGCAGGGCGAGAGCCTTACCGTTACCACCACCGGCGGCGTACAGGTAGATGGTATTGGTGTAACCCAGGCCGATGTGGAAGCCGACAATGGTGTGGTACATAAAATTGGCAGTGTGCTGCTGCCCGCAGAACCACGCGCTGTAGCAGGTACCATTCTGGCACCGGCTTATTTTAACAACAACTTCAGCATACTGGTGCAGGCCCTGCGTACAGCCGGCCTTGTGGATGATCTGCTGGGAGAAGGACCCTTCACTGTTTTTGCACCAACCAACGATGCATTTGCTGCAGCAGGCATTACCAGCCTGGACGGTTTAACTTCAGAAGACCTGCAGCCTATTTTGCTCTACCATGTGGTGAGCGGTGAGGTAATGGCTGCCGATTTAAGTGCAGGTGCCGTTGGCACTCTGGCCGAGGAAGATTTTTATGTGAGCCTTTCTGATGATGGTGTATTCATCAACGGTATGACCGAGGTAGTGAATACAGATGTAGAAGGCTCAAATGGCGTGGTACATGTAATAAACCGTACCCTGATGCCTCCTACCCAAAACCTGGTAGAGATAGTACAGGAAATGGCAAGTGCCGAAGATGGAGCTGAATTCACACAGCTGCTGGCAGCGGTATTGAGGGTAAGCACCGGCGGCGGCGCCAACCTGGCTGAAGCCCTTAGCGGTAACAATGATGATATGGGATACACCGTGCTGGCTCCTACCGATGCAGCCTTCCAGGCAGTTTACGATGCCGACAATGGCATTAACAGCATCGACGATATACCGGTAGCTACGCTGCAGGCAATCCTGCTGACACACGTAATCAGCGGCCGGGTGTTTTCTACCGACCTGATGGATGGCAATGTATCACCGCTGCAGGCTGGTGAAACACTGGTAATTGATGCCGCTACCCCATCGGTAATGGTAGAAGGATCTAATGGGGCTAATATCAATGCCGGAGCCTCTAATGTGCTGGCTACAAATGGTGTTATTCATGTTATCGATGAAGTACTGATGCCCGCAAATTAA
- a CDS encoding PKD domain-containing protein — protein MNAFFKLTYLFLFLALSLGVLSCEEDEPLPQPQNKLEAKAGADRQVIAGTQVVLDGSASKDGNGKTFSYAWILKSQPLTSSASLSGATMHNPNFTPDVAGEYLVELRITNSLGFATDEVKITALAPGQDPEEPTAIIISEDITEDRVLEDIFTNNALADYIVTAHVAVKAKLTIKPGVRIEFEQDKGLTIQPQGSLIAKGANASDGSTDKSIIFTGRSYTKGFWKGILIASNSPLNEMDYVIVDGAGSSHFGDTFSQATANVLLDGNEHTGAALKVSRSVFSNGAGYGMMLMGMAELNKFENNYFQNNSSSAMYVPARQLHKLDFFSHFTGNNGFNGVETGGTIQEAEHVVWPDFNDGSGYYVSSDLHIKSGVRIAEGATLEFKEGLEMRVTESGYLNATGTEASKITFTARNQSANGYWAGITFSSNSDLNRLHYTEVSYAGSKEVPFYQGIRANIAVALTGKASIENSSISNGLDWGLVAYVDKGARLNANAATANYFNSFPMNHFYKLTSGEATIQQLAGEWFDQTSFRNGYALDDKLYDRATNRWFHGAGYPLTMNPRPGAGLKIAQDGSYIWTIIFAHDPVGSCNVPYSAEYITGNVTLSGNQLQFQENFWRSKFSNPCDTSQDVDTDIDTGSMNLRYEINQVVDVITGNPILELKLFRPDGTYFSYFRH, from the coding sequence ATGAATGCTTTTTTCAAACTCACCTATCTATTTTTATTTCTGGCCCTGAGCTTAGGTGTACTTTCCTGTGAAGAAGATGAACCACTGCCGCAGCCACAGAACAAGCTGGAGGCCAAAGCCGGAGCCGATCGGCAGGTAATAGCCGGTACCCAGGTGGTGCTGGATGGATCTGCCTCCAAAGATGGCAATGGCAAAACTTTTTCCTATGCCTGGATCTTGAAAAGCCAGCCCCTTACCAGCAGCGCCAGCTTAAGCGGCGCCACCATGCATAACCCCAACTTTACGCCCGATGTAGCCGGTGAATATTTAGTGGAGCTTAGAATAACGAATTCCCTGGGCTTTGCCACAGACGAAGTGAAGATCACTGCCCTTGCTCCCGGTCAGGATCCGGAGGAGCCTACTGCCATCATCATCAGCGAAGACATAACTGAAGACCGTGTGCTCGAAGATATTTTCACCAACAACGCACTAGCTGATTATATTGTAACCGCTCATGTGGCTGTTAAGGCTAAACTGACCATTAAACCCGGTGTAAGAATTGAATTTGAACAGGACAAGGGGCTGACTATTCAGCCGCAGGGCTCGCTCATTGCCAAAGGAGCAAACGCCAGTGATGGATCCACAGACAAGAGCATCATCTTTACCGGCAGAAGCTACACCAAAGGCTTCTGGAAAGGCATCCTTATTGCCAGCAACAGCCCTTTGAACGAAATGGATTATGTAATAGTGGATGGCGCCGGCAGCAGCCACTTTGGTGATACTTTTTCACAGGCCACTGCCAACGTGCTGCTGGACGGAAATGAACATACTGGCGCTGCTCTGAAAGTAAGCCGCTCTGTGTTTTCCAATGGTGCCGGCTATGGCATGATGCTGATGGGCATGGCTGAGCTGAATAAATTCGAAAACAACTACTTCCAAAACAACAGCAGCAGTGCTATGTACGTACCGGCCCGCCAGCTGCACAAGCTCGACTTCTTCTCTCACTTTACCGGCAACAATGGCTTTAACGGTGTAGAAACCGGCGGTACCATTCAGGAGGCTGAGCATGTGGTATGGCCTGACTTCAATGATGGCTCCGGCTACTATGTAAGCAGCGATCTTCACATCAAATCCGGTGTGCGGATTGCAGAGGGTGCCACCCTTGAGTTCAAAGAAGGTCTTGAAATGCGGGTAACAGAATCAGGTTATCTGAATGCCACAGGAACAGAAGCCAGTAAAATTACCTTTACAGCCCGCAACCAATCTGCTAACGGCTACTGGGCAGGTATTACATTCTCCTCTAACAGCGACCTGAACAGGCTCCACTACACAGAGGTATCGTACGCCGGCAGCAAAGAAGTGCCTTTCTATCAGGGCATACGGGCTAATATAGCAGTTGCTTTAACAGGAAAGGCCTCCATTGAAAACTCTTCGATCAGCAACGGCCTGGACTGGGGCCTGGTAGCTTATGTCGATAAAGGTGCCCGGCTGAACGCCAATGCTGCCACAGCAAACTACTTCAACAGTTTCCCGATGAATCACTTTTATAAGCTTACATCCGGAGAGGCTACTATACAGCAACTGGCTGGAGAGTGGTTTGATCAGACAAGCTTTAGAAATGGCTATGCATTGGATGATAAGTTGTATGATCGGGCTACAAACCGCTGGTTCCATGGCGCAGGCTACCCCCTGACCATGAATCCCCGTCCGGGCGCCGGTCTGAAAATAGCCCAGGACGGCAGCTACATCTGGACCATTATATTCGCTCATGATCCTGTAGGTAGTTGCAATGTTCCCTATTCTGCAGAGTACATCACCGGTAATGTAACGCTCAGCGGCAATCAGCTGCAATTCCAGGAAAACTTCTGGAGAAGCAAGTTTAGCAACCCCTGCGATACAAGCCAGGATGTAGATACTGACATTGATACAGGCAGCATGAACCTGCGCTATGAAATAAACCAGGTAGTGGATGTGATAACAGGCAACCCTATTTTGGAACTAAAGCTCTTCAGACCAGATGGCACTTACTTCAGCTACTTCAGGCATTAA
- a CDS encoding Excinuclease ABC C subunit domain protein (COG2827 Predicted endonuclease containing a URI domain), which produces MAYSTYYVYLLSNRSNRVLYTGMTDDLQRRIEEHKTGLHPQSFTSRYKAHKLVWWEEHHSAEEALEREKQLKAGSRAKKVVLIEAQNPYWQDLAKDWYK; this is translated from the coding sequence ATGGCCTACTCCACCTATTATGTGTATCTCCTAAGCAACCGCAGCAACCGGGTTCTTTATACAGGCATGACTGATGATTTGCAGCGTAGGATAGAGGAGCACAAGACGGGCCTGCACCCTCAATCCTTTACCAGCAGGTATAAAGCACATAAGCTGGTTTGGTGGGAAGAGCACCATTCTGCCGAAGAAGCCCTGGAACGGGAAAAGCAGCTAAAGGCAGGTTCACGCGCCAAAAAAGTCGTCCTCATCGAAGCACAAAACCCCTACTGGCAGGATCTGGCAAAGGACTGGTACAAGTAA